AGTAGGCAATGGGTAAACACACAAGGAATTATGTCATaaacatgaaaatattattaatacttaaattagATGCACTCACTTGAAACTTTTCAGATAGCATGTCCTTCACAAACTTAACCCAACTTTCCTTATCAATAGTGTTGTATCTTGTCGGTGCCCTGAAAAGCCTTTTACATTCATTAACATACAATAAAACATAGTCCCTTGTTAGAGTGTGCTTAAAGTTATGAAATACAGCTTCCATGACTTGCAATTCTTGCTTTGTACTTCAAGGATCAGCAACAAAGTAAACCTTCAAGTTTCAGAATATTTAGAACATTAGAatgaaataaagattaaaacatTTCAGATTTTTCCACCAGGAATAATACTATAAAGATCCTCTAATTTCCTATTTTATGCCTTAATAGACTCCCATAAACGCTCCTTCGTATCATCTAGAGCCCAAGACTTATTCATTTTTGgcttaacaattaattttcctgatatataaataaaacaaacaaagaacACAACAGACTCAAAATGTTTGTCTAATGTCACAACACTCATGTGAAATAAACAAAGTTGAATCTTTGTGAGGTCATTCAAGTTTAAACATAGTTTGGCTCAcatggttttcttttttatattaaagaaaCAACATAATAGAAAAGTATGGTCATGGTCcacaacaaatttaattacaattacaaCAACCAAGAAAGCTAATAAACCGTAATTTATACTTTTCAAAAGTTCACTCTcctaatataatataaatataataattatgtgaTGGCCCACAACAAACACATTATATAGAATcgtatttataaatttaaaaatatgtaattttaagCAAGTATATaataacttcaaaaaaaaagtcaaataatagaggatataaaacaaaacttaCCAGATTAAACACAACAATCTGCTGCTGTATCCAATTAGAAGTGCAAATCCAGCGACAATATATAtcactaaaatatatatttgaatgatTAGTTGATAGAATGCCAAAACTTAGATTCAAGAAGGCTAAAAGGTACCAACAAATTACAGTTATCATAACAGTAAGCCTaggaagaaaatgataaagtaaaacttgaaatacTATACATCAGTAGAACAAAAGTGAAAGCAAATACAAAGAAAAGCTTCAAGTATCTTAATACAATACCTtcaacaattcaagaacactAAATCGTCAAATTTATGCAGCAATCACACCTATTTATACTTGACAAGCTATTATTACGATCGAAGATAGCAACTGTTACAATAGCAGCAATAGCAAATGCAATCATAACTGCAACACCaacaattttcataattcCAGCAGCAACAACAGTAAATTCTCCCAGCTGCAACAACGACATCAACTTCCTTAACTGTAATAGCAATAATAACAGCTACCACGACTGCAACAACAGATACATAGCTACAACAAAATAGCAAATTCCCCAGTTGCACCAACCAATGCCTCAACTGTAACAACAACAGCTCTCACAGCTTCAAATAGACACCTAATCAAATAGAAAGATTCCCCAAATTTTCATGTTAATATGAGCTTTCCATcaacaactttttattttctaaaaaacaCCACATACATTGGTAGATGACTATGAGAGGTAAGAATCCCTCAATTTTACATAACAAAATCGTTTGCTAAGAATCCCTCCTTAGCCTTTGTTATAGTAAATTCAAGccaaaatttaaagaattagtTACATAACATAAAGATATATAAGTTCATGCACTAACACTCACTCAACTTAACGAAACTTCAACATCATAATTAGctagaataaaatatatatatatatatatatatatattcacagATACACATGAACATATTTTTATGCAGCAATCACACCTATTTATACTTGACAAGCTATTATTAGTATCGAAGATAGCAACTGTTACAACAACAGCAATAGCAAATGCAATCATAACTGCAACACCAACAATTTTCACAATTCCAACAGAAACAACAGTAAATTCTCCCAGCTGCAACAACGACATCAACTTCCCCAGCTATAATAGCAGTAATAATAGCTACCACGACTGCAACAACAGATACATAGctacaacaaaataacaaattccCTAGTTGCACCAACAATCAATGCCTCAACTGTAACAACAACAGCTCTCACAGCTTCAAATAGACacctaatcaaataaaaagattccCCAAATTTTCATGTTAATATGAGCTTTCCATcaacaactttttattttctaaaaaacaCCACATACATTGATATATGACTATAAGAGGTAAGAATCCCTCAATTTTACATAACAAAATCGTTTGCTAAGAATCCCACCTTAGCCTTTGTTATAGTTCATTTAAGccaaaatttaaagaattagtTGCATAACATAAAGATATATAAGTTCATGCACTAACACTCACTCAACTTAACGAAACTTCAACATCAGAATCAGctagaataaaatatatatatatattcacacATACACATGAACATATTTTTGTATCGGTCACAATTACAAGGCTACAATATGCTACATGCTTCATTCATAATTGTCTATGTGAATTCTTATCACATAATTTTAGTGCCACGTATATAACAACACTATGCAATGCatgattacaaattaaaatagaacTCAAACTATTTTTACACAATACCTTTCTTGgaaattatttagtaaattaattatcaaaatatatctaataggattctttttcaattttctagaaattatttactactttacataaaagtagaatgaatagtaaaaattataactaccATTGAGGAGTGGTGGTAGCAAACACTGTCCATCCAAGCCTCGAGCCTCGCCAGTTTAGaattttaccattaaattaGTTAACTTTAAGCAATATAATTcacgaaaacaaaattaagtacATGTAAATACAGCAATGACTCAACAGAGGGCGTGAAGCTTCAATTCACAGTGAAGGCTAGGGTTTTAATTTCGGTAACCACAATTTGGGTCTTCTTTCACCACAAGAGATTGGGTTGCTTTCAATCAAAAAACGTGTTGTGGCCGTTGTTCTCATTCCAATTTGGGTTTTGATTAAAACTGATTTTGCTATTGCAAAGAGTGACAATGGCAGACATGACCGACATAAAATATAGCAGTGATAATGGCAATCAATAAGAACGACATCGAACAATGAGTGTTTGGATCTCGTTAGTCTGCTGGGACTGGGTTTCGAAGGTTTGCTGCTAGTGTGCTATGTTTTGAGATTTCAGAGTGaagcttgaaaattttctcaacacttagaaaaaaattttgttcccTCTTCATTAAATGTTTTCCCCAACaaaacgttttttttttacaaaacttttaattataatttaaatttattactgtAAAAGAAACGACGTCAtttcacttattttttcagtaataaaatattttaaaaaataaagtaaaaccCACACAAttaaagtcaaaataaaaaatctatcatGCATTCTTAATAGCCAAATAATCTATCACTAGTCTATCATAGTTTCTTGATAGATGATATTTCTATCACAAGTATTGGTGTCGTCAGTTTGCTATGACCGGGTATTAAGGGTTTGCTGCTAGTGTGTTGTGCTTTGAGATTTTAGTGTGAGGCTTGAACATTTTCtcacttagaaaatttttcGGTTCCCTCCTCACAAAACATTTCTCCCCTTACAAAAcgcttttgtccttttttaatttacaaaatttttaattataatttaaatttattactataaaagaaacaaaaccatttcacttctttttttgataataaaatattttaaaaaataaagtcaaaCCAGTGTAAttaaagtcaaaataaaaaatctatcatGCATTCTTGATGGTCAAATAATCTATCACTCGTCTATCATAGTTTCTTGATAGACGATATTTCTATCACCAATAAATCATAGTTTCTTAATAGACAATATTTGTATCACAAGTATGTCATAAATGAatgacataaaaaaaaaatctatcatGAGTCTATCAGTGTAGGCCTCCAGATAAAAAACTATCATACAGAGGACTGTCATAATAGATACTTTTTCCTGTAGTATCCATtgttttttctctcaatttttaCCAAGAATTTGAACTCCCTTTCTTAATGatctatttttttcctctttatcCTTTTcctttaactttttcaattttaattaccatcaaatattgaataagatttTCACTTACGCTAATGCACAAAGCAAATTAAGATACAGTGACAAGAggggaaaaatatatatatatatataacaaagcATCCAATTGATTGCTGAAGTATGTAATTTTCACCTTTGAATTAACCACTAATTATAAATCAGTAATATTCGTCTCCATATAGTGAtacaatcatttttctttggaattatttttctaacacACACATGCACATTTTCCCAGAAAGACAAACtcttcactaatttttttttaactgactATTATAATCAAACTATAATTCATATTTACATGAggttattattgatatttacaatcagattaTTACTGAGATTAGTTTACATAAGTTCTTATGAAGTATTGCTCATATTTTTTACCCTCACTAATATTCGAGTCATGTCAACTCTACCCACATTGGTAAGGGAGTAGACTGCCTCTACTCAATTAAGGAAGGACTTTTAGCCACCATAATGTTTTTCCTGGGGGCTTGAAGTAGCCGTGGCCGAGTGGTTAACTCTTctctaaaattatttcatctaAATGGTTTTCTTCTACAACCTCAGTAATTAAGTCTAGTTCATACTTTTGAGTTCCATGTTCAAAACAAGtaagtttgaaattaaatgatttgtttaattttcctCATGTACGTGAGCCaatcaaaaccaaaagaaatttattttcaatcgAAATCAGATGATTGGTTTTCTTTGCCAGCATCTGCACGGCAGAGGGAAAAATGCTAATgggtaaaagcttgtttagtctctatattatgaggttagtgtccatttaatccatatatttttaagaatacCTCAAAACATCCTTGCTgttaaatattgacacttgtgccattattttttattctttttagcatgcttttacaatattacactCTTACagtaatgtttcttttttggatattaataaaaaattagattatcaaattaaacccaaaaataaaataaaaaataaaaaagatatatattaatttttgttgaagcTCATGTgtgtccaaaaaaattaattttgtgaaaaattaaattatcaatttttttagaaaaattaatattttaactactCAGCAgagtgttccacaaaaattttatatatatattgtttttattttattttttggcgtTAAActggtaaattaatttttctttttaataatgtctaaaaactaaacattattgtaatatggtaatattataaaaataagtcaaAAGGAATAAAAGGTAATGGCAAatgtgtcaataatttaatgatagGGATGCTTTagggtatttttaaaaatatagagactaaaCAGACACTAAcatcaaaatatagggactaaatgagcttttacccaAATGCTAATGGATACATGACGAGAAAAAGAGGAGACAAAGGACGAGATGGGAACTAGAGAAATCTTCGGAGAAAGcgagaaaaaaaagtataggttttaatacacaattttgttttaataactAAGTGATGTCCTCACTTtgagaaaatgagaatgactCCGccagaaatttatttttgtatatttactattacaacttatttaaatacaaattttaaaaatatattgttatcaatatataaataaaaatttatatatagagTGTCTCATAATGAGGAAGtcctcattttattaaaataaaggctgaactaaaagaaagaaaaattatttttaaaaaatcatattgaaaatgtaatttgtTTTACGTAAATGAACATAAAGTTCTCTAATAGTAGTAagtgtgatttatttttaaattttgatgataaatatttatcataaatatttaattctgtaaaacaaaaaaaataattaatcttttatatgGTAGAAAAAATATGTCGGTAAGAGTAGTTTTGAATGTGTTACAGTTAAACAATTTATTGAGCATTTAGCATTAAGtgttgaattaaattttttacttaattttatcagaacataaatatttgataagttTTTAATGTTAGGgctaaaaatcaaatcaaataaaacaaataaattactgcaattaaaataaatttaaagtattATATAAGTCAAAAAGCAAATGTACAGCCATTTCaatccattaaaaatttatttccataaaacaaaatttttaaacctTATTATAGCATAAAACTATGTTACTTCCATTGCACCAATGAAATTACGAAGattaaaatgtcaaaattagttaatttatttaaaatttgagaaaataaaaaaaaagccccgccctaaatttaaatctatgtaaatgtaaaataatttttttttatcttttaattaaaatgaatagtTATTGTCTATTTATTGATCCAACTGtgtcaaaataataaaccaCTACAACAATTGTCGACGTCTAACATTTTTATACCCTTAACTATGAAAAATTTGTGCTTTATTAACATTAACTTAGAAAAAGTAATGTTTCACTACATTTCTGTTAATTGActtgtaaaatttcaatattgcCCTTATTTGACTTTTCTGCATCCATCGCTAGTCTCGTAGGTCGTGTAATTACTGTCGGTAATCAATTGGGTGGGAACTGGGAACAACTCCAATTCAAATCTCATGTTTCGTTGGACCTTGAAATGGCAACTTGCAGAATCCAGCGACTATAAAAGAAAGTGAAGGGGACGGTGTTAATGAGAGCTTCAAATAAAGAGAAATCAAAATACAAACTTCTATTCAAAGATGGATTTGTTAATTAGCTGCATACTGTGGCTCTTGTTCACATTGGTTTGGGTGATGGCTTTAAGTTTCATTTCCAGTGGAAGACGCAAAGGGCTTCCACCAGGACCGAGGCCTTATCCGGTGATCGGAAACCTCCTGGAACTGGGTGGTAAACCTCACAAGTCACTGGCCAAGCTGGCGAAGATTCATGGCCCCATAATGAGTCTAAGACTTGGCCAGGTGACCACAGTAGTAGTTTCTTCTCCAAGCATGGCGAAAACTATCCTTAAAGAACATGATTCATTATTCTGTGATCGAAAGGTCCCTGAATCAATCTTGTCCCAGCCATACCAGCACCATGAATTCAGTTTGGTCTGGCTGCCAGTCTCACCACTGTGGAGAAGTCTTCGAAAAATATgcaacatgcatattttcacTAATCAGAAACTCGATGCCAATCAAGACCTCCGACGCAAGAAAATCAAAGGCCTTCTTGCTTATGTTGAAGAAAATTGCAGTGCGGGTAAAGCAATAGATTTTGGCCAAGCTGCTTTTAATACTTCACTTAATTTGTTATCCAAcacaattttttcaattgatttgGTTGATCCCAATGAGCGAGAGTTTAAGGATACAGTTTGGGGTATCATGGAAGAAGCAGGAAAGCCTAACTTGTCCGACCACTTTCCCCTACTGAAAATGCTTGACCTGCAAGGGATAAGGCGGCGCAACACACTTTATGCTGGCAAGATGTTCGAGGTGTTGGATCGCTTGATTGATCAACGATTGAAGCAAAGACAAGAACATGGTTGCAGTATTAGCATCGAACCTAAAGATATGTTGCATACTCTTCTCAATATTATCCAAGACAAGAGCGTAGAGATTGACATAAAGCATATCAAGCACTTGTTTGCGgtaatatatcttttttatttttcttaatttcccGTACAAATCACAAGTTAATTAACACACTTCATATACCAGGATTTGTTTATTGCCGGGAATGACACAACTTCAATTACAATGGAATGGGCAATGACAGAACTACTCCACAATCCTGAGGCTTTATCGAAAGCAAAATTGGAGCTAGAACAAACCGTTGGCAAAGGAAACTCAATTGAGGAATCTGACATCATTCGGTTACCTTATCTACAAGCAGTTGTTAAAGAAACTTTCAGGTTGCACCCGCCAGTTCCCTTATTAATCCCCCGTAAAGCCTTAGAAGATATTGAAATTGCAGGATTCACAGTGCCAAAAGGTGCACAAGTTTTTGTCAATGCATGGGCTATTGGTAGAGATGAAAGCACATGGGACAACCCTCACACTTTTATTCCCGAAAGGTTCTTAAGGTCAAATGTTGATTTCAAAGGCCAGAATTTTGAGCTAATCCCCTTCGGAGCTGGGCGACGAATTTGTCCTGGTTTACCGTTAGCAATCAGAATGTTATATCTAATGTTAGGCTCACttataaattcttttgatTGGAAGCTTGAAGATGAGAACATGGATATGGAAGAGAAATTTGGCATCACCATAATGAAGGCTCAACCCCTTCGTGCTGTCCCTGTTGCCATTTAGTCGCATACTATAGTTAGTTTTTTGTGTCGGTGGAGTGCATTTAATTGTATCCAATAAACCATTGGTAACTATCTAATTGATCGCCATAATTCACTTTTTTGAGTGAATGAATATTGTAAGAATACGTAGAACTTTGAATAATAAAGGAaatggtgtttttttttcacgaTTTTTTTAGccataattcaaattttcaaggCAAAACTTTGGATCAGTAGAGAAACTCGAATTGTTTTAGCCAAGAAACATTGTTATGAAAAACGTTTTGCTAACCTACACAAAGTTTGACCTAAAAAAGTTTAGGCAACGAAAAACTTTCatgaataatgattttttttttttttgcttttttgggCCAAAGCATATTTTTCCTTGGCAGATTCTTAGCCACAAAAACGTGGCCAACTATGTTGATTCTAGCCACAAAATTATTCTGAATAATTATCGTTTCCTTCGCATTAAATGTCTTGCATTAGATTGTAACTGCAAGCAAAGGACTTCTTGACTTATTTGGATGCCCATAAATGCTACATGTGAAGAGGCACCGCAAATCTGTGGACTTCTTTGCTTGGACGTATTTTCAAGTCTTCAAGCTGATTTGGTGGTTGCATGATTTTGATCATACACAGACTTGGCGGGCGGGCACCAGCGTCTTTGAATTGTTTAGCCATGGAAGCAAACTTGGCAGAGGAAACATGGAAATGCAATTGTCAAAATGTCGGCTATGTTATATGAAATTGGCAAATGAAGTTTTGCGCACAGCATGGAGTCGTTCAATCTAATTATAtacttgaagaaattatttgtgagattttataatattattttatgggTGAAATATTTAGAGCATACGGAAAATTACAAGGCTAGtaacaatttataaattttatctgGTTATTTTTTACGTTTTTTTCCCCTAATGGAGAAGTTATCACATAAAATTTGAGAGTGTGACTAGCATTATTTTACAgctttattttagttatttgcATGGTTGTTTGATATATTCCTTGAAAAAAATGGCGAGTATTCAAAACTCTTAACTTTATCCCTTGCGGGCTTTTCTCCCTCAAACATTCTTTTCGTACAAAAGAGAGGCACTAGGAGCATTCCACGAACCCCTCAAAACTCTTAACTTTATCCCTTGCAGGCTTTTCTCCCTCAAACATTCTTTTCGTACAAAAGAGAGGCACTAGTAGAATTccacaaacacaatgatttttacttggttcggcaatccccgcctacatTCATACCTCCAAGCTCAttgggcttgaggattttactaagcaagcctccaatgcttcaaatgcttacaattgacttccaaggtgtcaatggaccttcacaacaagagattatccacaatctcttaacccaagtgtatcacAATACTTACAATCtcttaacttgattttacaaaaaggattacaaataaatttctctcacacaatgtgtttgatcacaaatgaaagctcaatgtgtgaatgaataagatgaataaaatgatttaaagctcaatgaaagttgtatgctcaatattttgctcaatgatAATCGTTggaattgtttttatttgaatttgattgagcttatttatagttggagctgaaaactaaccgttattgactttctgctcaCTGTCAGATCTCCGttttgactggtcaatatgatCGTTGGgctgaatttttaaattgtcgGATCGTCGTTttctagatgtcggatcgtcGTTAGTATCTAGAGGATACTCTTCAATTCTACTCGATGTCCGCTAGCCGTTATCAAGAtgtcggttagccgtttacTATAgtgactgctacagtgaactattttctaaaattacagtttgatCCTAAAACGTTCCATAGCTGTACTATGacccaaaacgttataaattttgtaaataggtccaatttcataaTCTCTAAGTAATGCTTGCTAttctcaaaaattttaaaaattatgatatggcccaaaatactatgaaactttttaaataagtcctcttccaaaatttcaagcaatacttgttgatttcaaagttttcaaaactctttcaattaaaccataaacttaaaaaataattaatttcataaaattatttttacattaaatataaaacctttataatgtgaaaataatgatttatttaaaatgtataaaaaataagttgagcttaaaagattaatcattcttaatcttgtttgttatcatcaaaatcaacattatggaaatatatatgttaacaacACCTACTATAGAGTTTGATCCCCTCACCTATGAAAAGGCAATGAAGTCTCAAGATGTTGCCTTTTGGAAAGAGACcattaatgatgaaatggacTCTATTATGGGTAATAAGACTTGGAAAATAGTTAATTTACCACATGGATCTAATCCTATAGGTTGTAAATGGATTTtcaagaggaagaagaaagttGATGGAACAATTGAAAGATTTAAAGCAAGACTAATAGCGAAAGGCTTTACACAAAAAGAAGATCTTGATTATTTCGATACTTATGCACATGTTGCAAGAATTCCTACTATTAGAGTCTTGATTGCTTTGGCttcaatttatcattttgaaatccatcaaatggatgtaaaaCTTACTTTCTTAAATGGAGAACTAGATGAGGAAACTTACACGAAACAACCAGAAGGATTTGTTATGCCATGACAAGAACATAAAGTTTGTAAACTAGTCAAGTCTTTATATGGCCTTAAACAAGCTCTAAAGCAGTGGCAcgaaaagtttgacaaagtgattgtttcaaatggatttaatattcatgaatttgataaatgtGTATATAGTA
This window of the Citrus sinensis cultivar Valencia sweet orange chromosome 8, DVS_A1.0, whole genome shotgun sequence genome carries:
- the LOC112495544 gene encoding geraniol 8-hydroxylase-like isoform X1, whose translation is MDLLISCILWLVFTLVWVMALSFISSGKRKGLPPGPRPYPVIGNLLELGGKPHKSLAKLAKIHGPIMSLRLGQVTTVVISSPSMAKAILKEHDSLFCDRKVPESILSQPYQHHEFSLVWLPVSPLWRSLRKICNMHIFTNQKLDANQDLRRKKIKGLLAYVEENCSAGKAIDFGQAAFNTSLNLLSNTIFSIDLVDPNEREFKDTVWGIMEEAGKPNLSDHFPLLKMLDLQGIRRRNTLYAGKMFEVLDRLIDQRLKQRQEHGCSISIEPKDMLHTLLNIIQDKSVEIDIKHIKHLFADLFIAGNDTTSITMEWAMTELLHNPEALSKAKLELEQTVGKGNSIEESDIIRLPYLQAVVKETFRLHPPVPLLIPRKALEDIEIAGFTVPKGAQVFVNAWAIGRDESTWDNPHTFIPERFLRSNVDFKGQNFELIPFGAGRRICPGLPLAIRMLYLMLGSLINSFDWKLEDENMDMEEKFGITIMKAQPLRAVPVAI